Proteins encoded within one genomic window of Halocatena marina:
- a CDS encoding lipoyl domain-containing protein has translation MSGDTIPVDSEAVWPADAEDVEEAVVSNWFVREGAAVTQGDAIAEIQIEKVSIDVPAPTTGTLTDIVISEHDEFRRGSVLARITPD, from the coding sequence ATGAGCGGAGATACTATCCCAGTTGATTCGGAGGCAGTATGGCCCGCTGATGCCGAAGACGTCGAGGAAGCAGTCGTGTCGAACTGGTTCGTCCGTGAGGGCGCAGCAGTAACCCAAGGAGATGCAATCGCCGAGATTCAGATCGAGAAGGTGAGTATCGATGTGCCTGCACCGACAACAGGCACACTCACTGACATCGTGATCAGTGAACACGACGAATTTCGACGAGGTAGCGTGCTGGCGCGAATTACTCCGGACTGA
- a CDS encoding YkvA family protein has translation MKRPTVKALTEVYTLVRIAFDRRTPLRVTAIVVLSAVYVLLPVDVLSDVIPIIGWSDDLLLALLGRHAVYRLVPESVVEDHRTVARSQLVVAVVVTLAVGVLVALIIARSLGVL, from the coding sequence ATGAAGCGACCGACAGTGAAAGCACTCACGGAGGTGTATACGCTCGTCCGTATTGCGTTCGACCGACGAACACCGCTCCGTGTGACTGCCATCGTCGTCCTGTCAGCGGTGTACGTGCTACTGCCGGTCGATGTGCTGTCTGATGTCATCCCAATCATCGGCTGGAGTGATGATCTCCTGCTTGCGCTGCTTGGCCGGCACGCAGTCTATCGTCTCGTCCCAGAATCGGTCGTCGAAGATCACCGGACGGTCGCCCGATCACAGCTGGTCGTGGCGGTTGTCGTGACGCTCGCTGTCGGTGTGCTCGTTGCGCTCATCATAGCCCGTTCGCTCGGAGTTCTGTGA
- a CDS encoding coiled-coil protein, with protein sequence MAQSIDKSKNVDLTDEDLENKSKGELIKRAGQLRDRRNELNQKASERASKRDELNAKTREKVDEAQHHREQRDELNSQVQEHKQQRNELNAEANELFSKVDKTKSELDLDNGESLDQLEEEIEQLEFRQQTEVLSSEDERELIDKIESKRDQYQDRKEKLEQGGDIEELREEAQEIRSEASTHHQKVTELADEAQEHHNQMIAAYREADDIRDEADAAHERFVEAQESADRHHEDFVRVQKRLRELDKEEEQERRDERAQKREEARAEAEDIYQKFKEGETLDTEDLMKLQKSGLL encoded by the coding sequence ATGGCACAGTCAATCGATAAATCGAAGAACGTAGATCTTACAGACGAGGACCTCGAAAACAAATCCAAAGGAGAGTTGATCAAGCGCGCAGGTCAACTCCGTGATCGACGCAACGAACTCAATCAGAAAGCGTCCGAGCGAGCCTCGAAGCGAGACGAGTTGAACGCGAAGACGCGAGAGAAAGTCGATGAAGCCCAGCATCACCGCGAGCAGCGAGATGAGCTGAACTCGCAGGTGCAAGAGCACAAACAACAGCGCAACGAGCTGAACGCGGAAGCAAACGAGCTCTTTTCGAAGGTCGATAAGACCAAATCAGAACTCGATCTCGACAACGGTGAGAGTTTAGACCAGCTCGAAGAAGAGATCGAACAGCTCGAATTCCGTCAGCAGACCGAGGTGCTCTCGTCCGAAGACGAGCGTGAACTCATCGATAAGATTGAGTCGAAACGCGATCAGTATCAGGACCGCAAGGAGAAATTGGAGCAGGGCGGTGACATCGAGGAACTCCGCGAAGAAGCCCAAGAGATCCGTTCTGAGGCGAGTACGCATCACCAGAAGGTCACTGAACTCGCCGATGAGGCCCAAGAACACCACAATCAGATGATCGCGGCCTACCGGGAGGCCGACGACATCCGTGATGAGGCCGATGCAGCTCACGAGCGATTCGTCGAGGCGCAAGAGTCAGCCGATCGTCACCACGAGGACTTCGTCCGCGTCCAAAAGCGACTCCGCGAGCTCGATAAGGAAGAAGAGCAGGAACGGCGCGACGAGCGCGCACAGAAACGCGAGGAAGCACGCGCCGAAGCCGAGGACATCTATCAAAAGTTCAAGGAAGGCGAAACTCTCGACACCGAAGACCTGATGAAACTTCAGAAATCGGGTCTCCTATAA
- a CDS encoding DUF6663 family protein yields the protein MTERTYRVLQSSRDDDEFLLLDTETADPVYVVTTGYEDEVARAITAIEPGNKVRAAFDWSGDRPRFTAVEIVSETTIAFAPDATNIFEAAIECWHNAGAAAMNSRITRDTDRDVNGVLYVFAKQAGERDLYSEFRDGIKPIDPLLAPIDGSTPPYEVFVIEPREEPFIIIYIVLKPGELLAQTVRETYDWE from the coding sequence ATGACCGAACGGACGTATCGCGTGCTCCAGAGTTCGCGCGACGACGATGAGTTCCTTTTGCTCGACACTGAGACCGCCGACCCGGTGTACGTCGTCACAACGGGGTACGAAGACGAAGTAGCACGAGCGATCACAGCGATCGAGCCGGGGAACAAAGTCCGTGCAGCGTTCGACTGGTCGGGCGATCGCCCGCGGTTCACAGCAGTCGAAATTGTGAGTGAAACAACGATCGCGTTCGCTCCCGACGCGACGAATATTTTCGAGGCAGCAATCGAGTGCTGGCACAACGCCGGGGCGGCCGCAATGAACTCACGGATTACTCGAGACACAGACAGAGACGTGAACGGCGTCCTCTACGTCTTCGCAAAACAAGCGGGTGAACGTGACCTGTATTCGGAGTTTCGTGATGGCATCAAGCCGATCGATCCACTCCTTGCTCCCATCGACGGAAGCACGCCGCCCTACGAAGTGTTCGTGATCGAACCCCGCGAGGAGCCATTCATCATCATTTACATTGTCCTCAAACCGGGAGAACTCCTTGCACAAACAGTGCGAGAAACGTACGACTGGGAATGA
- a CDS encoding helix-turn-helix domain-containing protein has product MGHVNGDRSPGELFSLLDDEYARAILIATSKRPMSAKMLSEECGASLPTIYRRIERLVDCDLLTEHTQIAEDGHHYGVYEARLQRLTVDLSDGDLQIAVEERRSEDIADRFTDMWGEL; this is encoded by the coding sequence ATCGGGCACGTGAATGGGGATCGTTCGCCGGGAGAGTTGTTTTCGCTCCTCGACGATGAGTACGCCCGGGCGATTCTCATTGCAACGAGCAAACGACCAATGTCCGCAAAAATGCTGAGTGAGGAATGCGGCGCGTCCCTTCCGACGATATACCGCCGCATCGAACGCCTCGTCGATTGTGATCTCCTCACCGAACACACCCAGATCGCCGAGGACGGCCATCACTACGGCGTCTACGAGGCTCGCTTGCAACGACTCACGGTCGATCTCTCGGATGGTGATCTACAGATTGCCGTCGAAGAACGCCGCTCCGAGGACATCGCCGATCGTTTCACAGACATGTGGGGAGAACTATGA
- a CDS encoding thiamine pyrophosphate-dependent dehydrogenase E1 component subunit alpha has translation MYEWMVTARHYEERLQEEYLEGKQPAFDISAGPIPGELHLAAGQEAAAAGVCAHLRDSDTVTAPHRPHHVAIAKGVDLKRMTAEIFGRRTGLSKGKGGHMHLFDPAVNFAASGIIAEGCPPAVGAALASKKRGEDSVAVAYLGDGAISQGGFLESLNLASVHELPVLFVIEDNDWAISMPKERVSDVKNGAQRADGFGLPGVRVDHDDACAVYEAAAKAVGRARDGNGPTLLEVQVHRRMGHFMGDAEAYRPDADTERAKQRDSIERMERTLQNAGIDAIDEIRERSHARVEEAIEWAKEQPEPEPEEAYEDVFTNPPPGWHPDPEPTPAESAGGDD, from the coding sequence ATGTACGAGTGGATGGTAACGGCTCGTCACTACGAAGAACGCCTTCAGGAGGAGTATTTGGAGGGAAAGCAGCCAGCGTTCGACATCTCGGCCGGACCGATCCCGGGTGAACTCCATTTGGCTGCCGGTCAAGAGGCCGCCGCCGCTGGGGTGTGTGCTCATCTCCGCGATAGCGACACCGTTACTGCACCTCATCGCCCACACCACGTCGCCATCGCCAAGGGCGTCGATCTCAAGCGGATGACTGCCGAGATCTTCGGTCGCCGTACCGGACTGTCGAAGGGGAAAGGCGGTCACATGCATTTGTTCGATCCGGCGGTGAACTTTGCAGCAAGTGGTATCATCGCCGAGGGCTGTCCGCCGGCTGTCGGCGCCGCGCTCGCATCGAAAAAACGCGGCGAGGACAGCGTTGCTGTCGCCTATCTCGGCGATGGCGCAATCAGTCAAGGAGGGTTTCTGGAATCGCTCAATCTTGCGAGCGTCCACGAGTTACCAGTACTCTTCGTGATCGAAGACAACGACTGGGCGATCAGCATGCCCAAAGAGCGGGTTTCAGATGTCAAAAACGGTGCCCAGCGCGCCGATGGCTTTGGTCTTCCGGGGGTCCGTGTCGACCACGACGACGCGTGTGCAGTCTACGAAGCCGCAGCGAAAGCAGTCGGGCGTGCACGTGACGGTAACGGCCCAACCCTCCTCGAAGTGCAGGTCCACCGCCGGATGGGTCATTTCATGGGGGACGCCGAAGCCTACCGACCCGACGCCGACACGGAGCGGGCGAAACAGCGCGATTCGATCGAACGGATGGAAAGAACCCTCCAAAACGCGGGTATCGACGCGATCGACGAGATTCGAGAGCGCAGTCATGCACGGGTCGAGGAAGCGATCGAGTGGGCGAAAGAGCAGCCAGAACCCGAACCAGAGGAGGCCTACGAGGACGTTTTCACGAATCCACCTCCAGGATGGCATCCAGATCCCGAGCCGACCCCAGCCGAATCAGCAGGAGGTGATGACTAA
- a CDS encoding cobalamin-binding protein: MRVVTLLPSATEIVYALGIDPVAVSHECDCPPAANAKPAVNRSRVDETATSREIDRQVLAQERNGGVYEIDLTVLEAAEPDLIITQGLCDVCAVDSVLVEDAVETLGLSCDVLTTDPHSLDDILDDIRRIGTRTGTEQRAEELIEDCTDRIESVRETAPAPTDEPRVVVIDWMDPVMTAGHWVPEMISIAGATAPFDATASIPREWDEIVAVDPEMLVVSPCGFDLDQTTANLTDLTARDGWDDLTAVTTGRAYALDGNRYMNRPGVSVVDSLEYLASLIHPETFGLPPSDAAQPLDRLIV, encoded by the coding sequence ATGCGCGTCGTGACACTGCTTCCGTCAGCGACCGAGATCGTCTACGCGCTCGGAATCGATCCGGTTGCGGTTTCGCACGAGTGTGATTGTCCTCCGGCCGCGAACGCAAAACCGGCAGTAAATCGCTCACGTGTCGACGAGACGGCCACGAGCAGAGAGATTGATCGGCAGGTACTCGCCCAAGAACGCAACGGTGGTGTCTACGAGATCGATCTCACGGTGCTCGAAGCAGCGGAGCCGGATCTCATCATTACGCAGGGGCTGTGTGATGTCTGTGCTGTCGACAGCGTGCTTGTCGAAGACGCTGTCGAGACGTTGGGACTATCGTGTGACGTTCTCACCACCGACCCACACAGCCTCGATGACATCCTCGACGATATTCGACGGATTGGGACGAGGACAGGAACGGAGCAGCGCGCCGAGGAGCTGATTGAGGACTGTACGGATCGAATCGAATCCGTCCGAGAGACTGCGCCTGCACCGACTGATGAACCACGGGTCGTGGTTATCGACTGGATGGATCCAGTGATGACCGCGGGTCATTGGGTCCCGGAGATGATCTCGATAGCAGGGGCCACCGCTCCCTTCGACGCCACTGCGTCGATCCCGCGGGAGTGGGACGAAATCGTCGCCGTCGATCCCGAGATGCTTGTGGTATCTCCCTGTGGATTCGATCTCGATCAGACGACAGCAAACCTCACTGACCTCACTGCACGCGACGGCTGGGACGATCTCACCGCCGTCACGACCGGCCGCGCGTACGCCCTCGACGGTAATCGGTACATGAATCGTCCGGGCGTCAGCGTCGTTGACTCGCTCGAATATCTTGCAAGCCTGATTCATCCCGAGACGTTTGGATTACCACCTTCTGACGCTGCTCAGCCGCTCGATCGACTCATCGTGTAG
- a CDS encoding alpha-ketoacid dehydrogenase subunit beta: MSDSETAPERELTMSRAIVDAIASEMRANDDVFVMGEDVADYGGIFDSTEGLLEEFGREKIMDVPISETGFIGAAVGAAQVGMRPIAELMFADFFGVGMDQIYNQMAKNTYMSGSGVRVPMVLMTAVGGTYNDAAQHSQTLYGTFAHLPGMKVVVPSTAADAKGLMHAAIRDDDPVVYMFHKRLMGIGWMPAPDGPKTPVSDEDYTIEFGNADIKRRGDDVTVVTLGLHVHRALEAANDLDGEIDTEVIDLRTLVPLDTETVLESVRKTGRLVVVDEDYHSFGVSGEIVARAAEGGLDDLSAVRRVTMPDTPIPYARPLEQEVNPGADDIADAIRGVTE, from the coding sequence ATGTCGGATTCGGAGACGGCTCCAGAGCGCGAACTCACGATGAGTCGGGCGATCGTTGACGCCATTGCGTCCGAAATGCGTGCAAACGACGACGTGTTCGTGATGGGCGAGGATGTTGCCGACTATGGCGGCATCTTCGACAGCACTGAAGGCTTGCTTGAGGAGTTCGGGCGAGAGAAAATCATGGACGTACCGATCAGCGAGACTGGGTTCATTGGTGCTGCTGTCGGAGCTGCACAAGTCGGAATGCGTCCCATCGCGGAGCTGATGTTTGCCGATTTCTTCGGTGTCGGGATGGATCAGATCTACAATCAGATGGCGAAGAACACCTACATGAGCGGCAGCGGGGTACGTGTGCCGATGGTGCTCATGACAGCTGTTGGTGGCACCTACAACGACGCCGCCCAGCATTCCCAGACGTTGTACGGTACGTTCGCACATCTGCCGGGGATGAAGGTGGTCGTGCCGAGCACCGCAGCCGATGCGAAGGGATTGATGCACGCGGCGATACGGGACGATGACCCTGTGGTGTATATGTTCCACAAGCGGCTGATGGGTATCGGGTGGATGCCAGCGCCTGATGGACCAAAGACACCGGTCTCCGATGAGGACTACACGATCGAGTTCGGCAACGCGGACATCAAGCGTCGTGGCGACGACGTGACCGTGGTTACACTGGGTCTCCACGTCCATCGCGCGCTGGAGGCGGCCAACGATTTGGACGGCGAGATCGACACCGAAGTCATCGATCTCCGGACACTGGTCCCGCTCGATACGGAGACGGTGCTCGAATCCGTCCGAAAGACTGGTCGGCTCGTGGTCGTTGATGAAGACTATCACTCCTTTGGCGTCTCTGGCGAAATTGTCGCCCGTGCTGCAGAGGGTGGACTTGATGACCTTTCAGCTGTTCGTCGGGTAACGATGCCGGATACACCCATTCCATACGCGCGACCACTCGAACAGGAAGTCAATCCCGGAGCAGACGACATCGCAGACGCGATCCGAGGCGTTACCGAATGA
- a CDS encoding nucleotidyltransferase domain-containing protein — translation MTESGRKRYPANEYIEAVREHEPAGTSEIAEAVGVARQSADYRLRQLESEGIVTGKKIGNSLAWSLVENDSDSSHEQAFEEFSVRLTEECGNDIHEIILYGSVARGEEREFSDVDVLLVIEDELSRKRVRDAAKTIVFDVMVEYDILISKNIKTKDEFENQKSSSYLTTVKREGRAYAG, via the coding sequence ATGACCGAATCAGGTAGGAAGCGGTATCCAGCGAACGAGTATATCGAAGCAGTTCGTGAGCACGAGCCTGCTGGCACGAGCGAAATAGCTGAAGCTGTCGGAGTTGCCCGACAGAGTGCGGATTATCGACTCAGACAACTCGAATCAGAAGGAATCGTCACGGGTAAGAAGATAGGCAATTCACTCGCGTGGAGCCTCGTCGAGAACGATTCGGACTCGTCGCACGAACAGGCCTTCGAAGAGTTCTCCGTCCGGCTCACAGAAGAGTGTGGAAACGATATCCACGAAATCATCCTATACGGAAGCGTGGCGCGTGGAGAGGAACGGGAGTTCTCAGACGTAGATGTTCTACTCGTTATCGAGGACGAGCTATCCCGGAAGCGGGTTCGTGACGCCGCCAAGACAATAGTATTTGATGTTATGGTGGAGTACGATATTCTCATTTCAAAAAATATCAAGACAAAAGATGAGTTTGAAAATCAGAAGAGTAGTTCGTATCTCACAACGGTGAAGAGAGAGGGACGTGCGTATGCCGGATGA
- a CDS encoding HEPN domain-containing protein, with amino-acid sequence MPDDPDVELELAYGALADANTLRQQGTKRGAISRLYYACFHAAQAVLYDKGFYPKKHGAVSRLFGREVVLAGDASRSDGEFLNEMYDTRREADCEQSPPTVNVDALYSRSEIFVNDMSDLIEGADETDSA; translated from the coding sequence ATGCCGGATGATCCGGATGTCGAATTAGAATTGGCATACGGAGCACTTGCTGATGCAAATACGTTACGTCAACAGGGGACAAAGCGAGGAGCCATCAGCCGATTGTACTACGCATGTTTTCACGCAGCGCAAGCTGTATTGTACGACAAAGGCTTCTATCCGAAAAAGCACGGTGCCGTGAGTCGACTCTTTGGCCGTGAAGTCGTCTTGGCTGGGGATGCATCCCGATCCGACGGCGAATTTTTGAATGAGATGTATGATACGCGTCGAGAGGCCGATTGCGAGCAGTCACCCCCCACGGTAAACGTCGATGCGCTTTACTCCCGCTCAGAGATTTTTGTCAACGACATGTCTGATTTGATTGAGGGCGCAGATGAGACAGACAGCGCGTGA
- a CDS encoding DUF371 domain-containing protein codes for MSTYTETIRARGHEHVSCQHTSTLEVTSDDWLTPAGDCIVAIEADRVPSDFADTFVNACRDHDSTITAHLATDEYEQTVTGRGHPDLTFENDRGMVVRTSEYVDDRTVMVGADTAAAELDRDLIEALAGGSELVVKLRVE; via the coding sequence ATGAGTACATACACAGAGACGATCCGCGCGCGTGGTCACGAACATGTGAGCTGCCAGCACACGAGCACGCTGGAAGTGACGAGTGACGATTGGCTCACTCCCGCTGGTGACTGTATCGTTGCGATCGAAGCTGATCGCGTCCCGAGTGACTTCGCGGACACATTCGTTAATGCGTGCCGCGATCACGATTCGACGATCACCGCCCATCTCGCTACCGACGAATACGAGCAGACCGTTACGGGTCGTGGACATCCCGATCTCACGTTCGAAAACGACCGAGGGATGGTCGTTCGAACGAGTGAGTACGTGGATGATCGCACTGTGATGGTTGGTGCAGACACCGCCGCTGCTGAACTGGACCGCGATCTCATCGAAGCGCTGGCGGGCGGGTCCGAACTTGTTGTGAAACTCCGCGTCGAATAG
- a CDS encoding DUF6432 family protein — protein MRTKREFRNREETEVAVLDALVERSGEGMTIFELRTRVDVEIDALESVLSSLKDEGLINTERSGSQLVITPADCVLPDEQEVEYTKSILERIRDHLPF, from the coding sequence ATGCGAACGAAGCGGGAGTTTCGGAACCGCGAGGAAACGGAGGTCGCGGTTCTCGATGCTCTCGTCGAGCGCTCCGGCGAGGGTATGACCATATTCGAACTCCGTACCCGTGTCGATGTCGAGATTGATGCTCTCGAATCGGTGCTTTCGTCACTGAAGGACGAAGGTCTCATCAACACCGAGCGATCCGGCAGTCAGCTTGTTATTACACCTGCTGACTGTGTACTTCCCGACGAACAAGAAGTGGAGTACACGAAGTCGATTTTAGAACGAATCCGCGACCATCTCCCGTTTTAA
- a CDS encoding aminomethyltransferase family protein, protein MTVIEEIHADHGATFTERSGNRVVADYGRPERTHQAVRNVVGAIELGYGIVEVTGSDRVSYVDNVVSNNVPREDGHGCYALFLGPQGNIETDLYVYNAAERLLLLFPPACAEPIAEEWREKIFIDDVEIRVVTDEFAVFGVHGAKATEKVASVLTGASAPEPPLSFVRGSIGDAGVTAIAGDALTGEESYEIICTAAEAHEVFDALINHGMNAVPFGDTVWNTLTLEAGTPLFESELRGKIPNVAGIRNALDFEKGCYVGQEVVSRVENRGRPSQRLVGITLDTVPSAGAAVFDGDASIGSITRAAISPLKETPIALAYVDFAVDTTSVTVRVDGEACDGSIVDLPFIEGSMRSLRLPTYE, encoded by the coding sequence ATGACTGTTATCGAAGAGATCCACGCGGACCATGGGGCCACGTTCACCGAACGTAGCGGCAATCGGGTCGTTGCGGACTACGGTCGACCTGAGCGTACTCATCAGGCCGTTCGGAACGTCGTTGGTGCCATCGAGCTCGGGTACGGGATTGTCGAAGTCACCGGCTCTGATCGCGTGAGCTACGTTGATAACGTCGTCTCGAACAACGTACCGCGTGAAGATGGACATGGCTGTTATGCTCTCTTTCTCGGCCCACAAGGGAACATCGAGACCGACCTCTACGTGTACAACGCTGCTGAACGGCTGCTTCTGTTGTTCCCGCCCGCTTGCGCCGAGCCCATTGCTGAAGAGTGGCGAGAGAAGATCTTCATCGATGATGTCGAGATTCGCGTCGTCACCGATGAGTTCGCTGTCTTTGGAGTCCACGGAGCGAAAGCGACCGAAAAGGTTGCCTCTGTGCTGACTGGGGCCAGTGCGCCCGAACCGCCGCTTTCGTTTGTCCGGGGATCGATCGGCGATGCCGGTGTCACCGCCATCGCTGGCGACGCGCTCACCGGTGAGGAGAGCTACGAGATCATCTGTACGGCTGCCGAGGCACACGAGGTGTTCGATGCGCTCATCAACCACGGCATGAACGCTGTCCCCTTCGGGGATACGGTGTGGAATACGCTCACGCTTGAGGCCGGCACGCCGCTGTTCGAGAGCGAACTACGCGGAAAAATCCCGAACGTCGCGGGGATACGTAACGCGCTTGATTTCGAGAAAGGATGCTACGTCGGACAAGAAGTCGTCTCCCGTGTCGAAAACCGGGGTCGCCCCTCGCAGCGACTCGTTGGGATCACGCTCGATACGGTTCCGTCCGCCGGCGCAGCCGTCTTTGATGGTGATGCCAGCATCGGTTCGATAACACGCGCCGCAATCAGCCCGTTGAAAGAAACTCCGATTGCTCTTGCGTACGTCGACTTCGCTGTCGATACGACCTCTGTGACGGTCAGAGTTGACGGCGAGGCGTGTGATGGATCAATCGTCGATCTCCCGTTCATCGAAGGGAGCATGCGCTCGCTGCGGCTTCCAACGTATGAATAG
- a CDS encoding DUF5611 family protein codes for MREYKMRRGEHLEDRIPNMQETVEEYFGPITGTEAYKGSDLYVIDEPSNPVFERIVAGTLSYNSKKDKLVVEFEERPAEELIEAGDLDAAEAAVNAKNDFLLEATGRDAKSRRDSMKRSVEDSDEPDIS; via the coding sequence ATGCGCGAGTACAAGATGCGCCGGGGAGAGCATCTCGAAGATCGCATTCCGAACATGCAAGAAACCGTCGAGGAGTATTTCGGCCCAATTACGGGCACGGAAGCGTACAAGGGAAGTGATCTGTACGTCATCGACGAGCCATCGAACCCCGTGTTCGAACGCATCGTCGCCGGGACGCTCAGCTACAACAGCAAAAAGGACAAGCTCGTCGTCGAGTTTGAGGAGCGACCTGCCGAAGAACTCATCGAAGCAGGAGATCTTGACGCCGCCGAGGCGGCTGTCAACGCAAAAAACGATTTCCTGTTAGAAGCGACTGGCCGAGACGCAAAGAGTCGCCGCGACTCGATGAAGCGATCCGTCGAGGACAGCGACGAACCAGACATCTCGTAA
- a CDS encoding molybdopterin-synthase adenylyltransferase MoeB: protein MADLNLDSTQLDRYSRHIIMDEVGPAGQGKLLESRVLCLGAGGLGSPVIQYLAAAGVGTLGIADDDVVERSNLQRQVIHGESDIGRPKVESAADFIAHQNPDIRVETHETRVTKANVEDLVSEYDIVVDGSDNFQTRFLLNDICTLTGTPVSHGAILRFEGQVATFPATEDTPCYRCIFPEAPPEGTVPNCATAGVLGVLPGTIGCIQATEAIKLALGHGESLAGRLLLYNAAEMTFDEVTIEKNPACPVCGEDGIDSIADVEYRTTCSVGAD from the coding sequence ATGGCTGACCTCAATCTCGATTCGACGCAGCTCGATCGCTACTCACGGCACATCATCATGGACGAGGTCGGTCCAGCGGGCCAAGGGAAACTTCTCGAAAGTCGTGTGCTGTGTCTGGGAGCGGGCGGGCTGGGATCGCCGGTAATTCAGTATCTCGCTGCCGCTGGTGTCGGAACGCTCGGCATCGCGGATGACGATGTCGTCGAACGCTCGAACCTCCAGCGGCAGGTCATCCACGGAGAGAGTGATATCGGACGACCGAAAGTCGAGAGTGCTGCCGACTTCATCGCTCATCAGAATCCAGATATTCGCGTCGAGACGCACGAAACGCGTGTCACGAAGGCAAACGTCGAGGATCTGGTCTCCGAATACGACATCGTCGTCGATGGCTCGGACAACTTCCAGACGCGCTTTCTCCTGAACGATATCTGTACACTCACCGGAACGCCCGTCTCTCACGGTGCGATTCTCCGGTTCGAAGGACAAGTAGCGACGTTCCCAGCGACAGAAGATACACCCTGCTACCGGTGTATTTTCCCCGAAGCCCCGCCAGAAGGAACGGTGCCCAACTGTGCAACTGCAGGCGTTCTCGGGGTCCTCCCCGGAACGATCGGTTGTATCCAAGCGACGGAGGCCATCAAACTCGCGCTCGGACACGGTGAATCGCTCGCCGGGCGGCTCCTCCTCTACAACGCGGCCGAAATGACGTTCGACGAAGTGACGATCGAGAAGAATCCCGCGTGTCCCGTCTGTGGCGAAGATGGAATCGACTCGATCGCGGACGTGGAGTACCGAACGACCTGTTCAGTGGGTGCAGACTGA
- the sepF gene encoding cell division protein SepF produces the protein MGFMDRLLSEGGSRNQHTADDYVELDIDDFETDVPESGTSVHVAQLGSKQDVIIIKDAIYDGDIVIADITRHSTTDRTMEHITDELKQVVNEVGGDIVQKDDDQLIITPSGVGISRKKLGY, from the coding sequence ATGGGTTTCATGGACAGGCTGTTGAGCGAAGGAGGGAGTCGAAACCAACACACTGCTGATGATTACGTCGAACTCGATATCGACGATTTCGAGACGGACGTTCCCGAATCAGGAACGAGCGTTCACGTCGCCCAGCTCGGCAGCAAGCAGGACGTTATTATCATCAAAGACGCCATCTACGACGGTGATATCGTCATTGCCGACATCACTCGTCACTCCACAACCGATCGAACGATGGAACACATCACAGACGAACTAAAGCAAGTTGTAAACGAGGTTGGTGGTGACATCGTCCAGAAGGACGACGATCAGCTCATCATTACTCCGAGTGGTGTGGGTATCAGTCGGAAGAAGCTCGGGTACTGA